GATAGAAATGAGagaatttttattgatatttaaagaaaatataatatatatcacgATGAAATAGAGAGttttgtaataaattaaacacGGTATGTGTGACGATGGAATTGAGAGATAATTTTGATCGATCTTGAGAGGTGTTTGGTAATAAGGTAGAATACTTATAGAACCATTTTGGTAGACTACCTCTAAAGGGTAGTTAAAGGCCCCTATGTTGGTTATGTTTGTCTACAAATAGCACAAAGGGGCTCATTTGTTTTCATCCACATGAAGCATCAATAAAGCTCACCCATCCATTCACTCGAACTCCCTCGTACGTGCTCGGTCtactatctctctctctctcttacaaGTCTAAGATCTCAACAAGGACACCTTAGTGTCACACGTGTAATTGTATGAAATTAACAACTACGTGAATCATATTATGCTTTTATTcaagttcaaaatattaaagttgCATCAAATTCATATTAAGGCATAATTCTAAACTTATCCAAAAGCaaaattgaagtaaaattcaaaagtgattgatgtaacaaaatcaagaaaagtttttggtttcaaattaaagtttggGCATATTCCAAGTTAAAATCTATGTTCTTAtcctcaaatcaaattaagttAAAGACAGCCTCAAATTCATCTTTAggtgaaatttgattttaagcTTCGGTACAATCCAAATTCATCCTTCAATTTCACTCCAAATTCAAGCCAAGTGTCTCAGCTAAAGGTTCAAACTTGGCCTACAGGTTTAAGTTTGGTTGGCGTatagatttaaattatttttattattttttatgataaataaaaagaacattttcaaaaataataaaataaattaaaatataattttttaaatttggttaatgTTAGAATTTCTATCCATATATTCATAAGTATATAAGtgtttatcaatatttattattggtaaaatcgataaatattttatcaaattttctatttttgaatgatgaataaaagttatttcaaaaaagaaaaaaataataaaaagtagcATGTGTCAGTTGCCACGTAAGCACGTAGCCACATCCCattatatagaaataaaagtagaaaaagagaatagaaataaaatataattagtaataataaaaaaatgaaaagttgatTGATAGAAGCGGAGGAAAAGATCCTGAAGGCTTTCAGTATAATTCTTAACTCAAAtctatatgtatttatatgtaatgtcttcccttcccttcccttcccttgCCTTGCCTTCTTCATCGTCATCGTCATCGTCATCGTTATCATCTCTccttcttcaactttcaattcaaacacaCGATCAATTTTCGTCTCTTTCATTTCAAACTCTACCAAAATTCACAATCCCAAATCACTATTTCTTCActtctaatttctttattttgtttaatccttcttcttcttcttcttcaaccttcCACAGTTTTCACCTCTAATTTTGACTTCCTTACCCTACAATTTCGCCCATGGCTTCCTCCAATGTCGAGATCGCGTCCACCTCCAAAACCAATCCTGATCTCCCGCCTCAatcctctctttcttctatttccaCAATTATCGCTGATCCCTCCAGGAGTTTGGTTTCCATTACTATGGATGACCTGCTTAAGAACATCTATGCCGATGCTCAAACTCACAATCAAAATCCCATTATtgcctcctcctcctcctccatcCCCTCTCATGAATTGAGTTCCCGAACTGTGGATGAGGTCTGGAAGGAGATCGTTTCTGGGGGTGATCAGAGGCGGGACCCTGCTACGGATCACGAAATTACGCTTGAAGATTTTTTGTCCAAGTCTGGGGCTGTTTGTGATGACGATTTGAGGGTGCCGGTCATTTCTGAACCTGTTGGGGGTTATGCTGTCGACTCCACGCTTAATAATAATCAGCTTCAGATTCCGTCCCAGCAGTTGGAAGGTCCCATGGTGGGAGGTTATGCGAGTGGAATCGATGGCAGAATCGTTGGAGTTGGAAGAGGGAAAAGAAGGGCTGTTGTTGAGGAACCGGTTGATAAGGCCACTCAGCAAAAACAGAGACGGATGATCAAGAACAGGGAATCCGCTGCCCGTTCTCGGGAACGCAAGCAGGTTAGTGATTTCATCTTGTATTCAAATTCCTATTTTATCTGTTTACTTTTTTTGGTCTTTCTGAGAGTAATTACTGAGTTTCACAATCCTCCTGTATTTGTTTCAATGCATCACTTATTCTGCAAGAGAGTGTCGTGGTCGTCTTGGAAACTGAGTTTTTTTTGCACTTTCCAACGAGATTTAATTTGATGCGTTTATGTTTAGGCTTATACGCTAGAGCTAGAGTCTCTTGTGACCCAACTGGAGCAGGAACATGCAAGGCTATTGAGAGAAGAGGTACCTCTGAATGAAATTTGTGTTATTCGCTCTTTCAGTGGATATTTTGTAGTTGTTTTCACATTTAATCAACTTAGTATTACTACATTTGTCACCCCTTTCCTTGGTGCTCTGCCACCTTAGTACCTGATGGTCGGATAATCAGTTTGACCGTATGTTCTAATGCCAGTTTGTGCCACTCAATGAGACGACTCTCAAGtgatactttcaaattttcttttcttaaatcagTAAAATATTCAGTTGGTTCTGTTGTGTTTTCTCTCTGAAGCTGATGCTTGAAAGACAAGAGGGAAGGAAAAACCACACCGACCCTGTTTGACTCTAAAGGTAGAGGTATAAAGGATCTTGATCTTGACCATCCTTTTCCTGAAGGTTTTTGGAAGTCTCAGAATATAAACAGTTGGAGGGAGATCCTATCCAGGGTATGCTATTAAAATAGGTTTTTATCAATGAATCATTATCAGGGGCAACTTGAAGCTCCCCCAGTCATTTATTCTGGGATTTGTAAGTTAATTCAGATGCCTGAATTGAATAAAACATAGAAgcataaagaaaatttctccAATTATTGTGGATATAAGAAGTTGCATTGAAGCATCATGAGCTGGACTTGAACAACAATCAGGGGGTGATAAAACAATGTcattgaagaaagaaataaaggaCCAAAAACTCCAAGTATGTAATACCTGTAGACggattacaaaagaaaaactcttaaataataaaagctGTAAAATAAAGAGCAAATGGTTGCTTGTTCTTGCACCCCTGTGTGCACACACAAAAAATGGTGCAGACAAGAGTATAAGGTCCAGAAAAGGATCAAAGGAGTAGGAAACCTCCCATAAGAGACTCACTATTCCTAGCACTGTAAAGAGTCCAAAAGAAAGCATGGCTTAAAGCAAGCCCAAGATGCTTAGTAATACCATTGAAAAGAGTGGCCAACCAAAGCATTATCCAGGAGGTTTAAAATGCTTTTAGGAAAAGGTAAAGACCAAACAAAAGCCTCCAAAATAAGTGGATAGAGAGACGGCATGGAGTCTTGGCTTTGGATTCACACATAATGTAGAAGGAGATAAAGCAATATAAAGCATGTGCCTTTGTAAATGATCAACCGTGTTAATAGCCTAagctttcaaagaaaaatctttattttcttagaaTAAGTGCCCTGATCACTGTATAAAGGTTGTGATGGTAATTGGCATTACCCACCTAATTCTCTGTAAGAGGTTTAATAGAAAATCACATGGAAGATTCAAGAGGCCAAGTCCATGTGTTAGGAGAACTGTGAAGTCTAAAAGTAGACAAAAGGTGGGATATATTGAGCACAGAAGATTTAAGAGGTCAAGTCCGTGTGTCAGGAGAAATGTGGGTCTAAAACTAAGCAAAAGGTGGGATAGATTGAACACATAGAAGATTCAAGAGGCCAAGTCCATGTGTCAAGCGAGCTGCAAAAtctaaaagtagaaaaaaagtGTGATTGGTTGGCCCGTTTAGTTGTTTCCACATCAACGATGTTTTGACGAAGGCTCAAATCTTATGCTTCAGTTGCCCAACTCTCTCGTCCGCCATCATAGCATATGCATTAGATGTAAGCCTAAACAAGTAGCGGCATACAGTCTCATAAACACCCCAAGTTAACCAAGAATCCTTCCAGAATAAAGTAGAAGGACCATCTCCAAGCTTACATTGAGCATGACCAGCAATCAAGTCCACCATGTGAAAAATATCTTCAAGGGTGTTGATGGTATCACCAGTTTTATTCTACATGAGATTGTAACAGGCAgtgcttcttcttctcaaaagaaatatgagaaaGTTCCCAGCAACTGTGATCTATGATAATAATTTAGGGACATTATGGTCAACTGTTAATTCAGTAAAGCTTACCACAATTCACAAATTATTGCTTTCCTTTATTCTGCTAAATTTTTCAATCTATACTTTTTTGTATCTGGTAACATTATATGCACTATTAAtgccaaataaaaaatgtcattccATGGTCGTAACTTTTGGAACTAGGTTACGATATGCCAATGAGTTCTTGCTCATTTTACTTGATTGTTCTTGACTTGTTTGATGATTTTGGTCCGCTGCATGCTGGATTCATCTTAGGATTTCTGTATGTGTCGAGTCTAAATCATCATCCATTCAGAAGTTCTGAggaatcaaattctaaatgCAGGCTGAGCACATCAAGGAACGGTCTAAGCAGGTATGTACTTACTGTTTGACGATGTATGCTTGAGAGTGTATTTTGggattttatatttgtagatTTGTACCGTTCAAATAACCTTGTCTATGTTCTATGTTCTTACATGAACtgcattattttgtttttatttattctttcatgtttctttcccttttttttttttatatatattttacttacTATTTATTTCGAGGTGGACTTCTTGGAAATGTATAGTATATATGATGAGTTCTTGATGTGTTAACTTAATACTTCACATTCAAGAGTTGAACCCAAAGCATATCTTTCACAGTACTTAAACGCCAAATAACATCATGATACATATTATGTTTATATGATGTGTATGAACTAGTCTCGTAATAGTTTAATTGCATTGGTAACTCAGATACTTGGTACAAGCATTATCATTTACAATGACTTAGGTGCTAGATTAGAGGTTAGTAGGTTGTAGTTCTAGACAGCTGTAATTTTTGTCTCTCATATTATTAAATTCGGAGTCCATTTGAGCAAAAATGAACTTAGATGCAGGCTTAAGCCTAAGTAACTATATATGCCTTTAGTTTTTGGTTTAGAAGTTGTAGGATTGAAGTTTTCGTCCAATGGAATTTCTGTATTCAAATAaatgcatttaaaaaattaaatatgatggATAAATATAgcgagtttttcttttctttttctttttccctgcCTAAGAAATTTTAATCAAGAAGAAAACTACTCCAGAAATATGGACATATATTATATCCATAACTTATAAACTTCTTTAAGCAATATGATTGTTTGAAGAATAAGTAAGCATAAGCACAGAGATAAAACTtgatatttaagaaaatatgattgaaCATTCATGCAGCTTTATGGAGTTTTCTGATGTTTCAGCTATATATCGTAATTTATATGTTCTGTAAACTTTTCATGTGAAACCCTGTTGAGAGAATTGGgaattaaagagtttttaaaaagcaGCTATAATCATTTTGAGGATTGCAAGAAGTTATTAATTTCCAGTTTATCTTTGaactaataatataagaaatgaTTTATACGTACTaggattttgttatttcagtTATGCTGGGTAATTTAGCCTTGTGACAACCATATGAGAAGACGACTTATGTTTCTTTTAGCATTGTCCTCTAATTGCATTTTTCAAGGAATAGAACCAAATCCTAGAGCTTTAAACTAATCGATACAAATACAACCACTCAGGTCTGAAAAGATAGCTTAATGCTCCTAGAGATGCTTTGGTGATATTTGCATTAGTTCACTCTTTCTGATTCTGTGTGTATACTGTATTCATAAAACCCAGAGTAATATATTAATCTGTAAAAGGTAAAACCCGGAGTAATGTATTCATTAACATTTGTAATAACAGAAGAGGAATCCTCATTGGAAAATCAAACTGCAGAattgtttgatatttgttCATCATCTTGACTTGAATAACTTTTTTGTCCTGTATCAGCTATTAGGTGCTCTAAGATTCTTGCGATATCTCAAATTCTTCTACCTAATTGCTTCTTATGCTGAAGAAAcattaagattttgaaattgtgaacatcataagattttttttagtgttgTGTTCTTTCTGTACATATCATTTATTGTTGAAACTATCTTTTTCTATCGCAAAGGATATGTCTATTTCGCACATCATAGTTTCTGTTGAAGTCTCTCATCATTGATTATTTCCTCAAGTTTATTAGGAAAAACTTCATGCCCAGTTTATTTTTCCTTGGGCCATTCTGAAATTTGTTCATTGAATTTCTGATTGACCCGTGTGCAGCATAGAAGTTATAATCTAAATGGGACCTACCTGAAATTACATTTACTTGCTGCACATACTGGTTGGGCTGTCTATGTTCACAGAAACAGAATAATCATGAATTCCGAGCTTTTgcttgatttattttattataatcttgTTATTT
This DNA window, taken from Cucumis sativus cultivar 9930 chromosome 6, Cucumber_9930_V3, whole genome shotgun sequence, encodes the following:
- the LOC101204702 gene encoding ABSCISIC ACID-INSENSITIVE 5-like protein 4, whose translation is MASSNVEIASTSKTNPDLPPQSSLSSISTIIADPSRSLVSITMDDLLKNIYADAQTHNQNPIIASSSSSIPSHELSSRTVDEVWKEIVSGGDQRRDPATDHEITLEDFLSKSGAVCDDDLRVPVISEPVGGYAVDSTLNNNQLQIPSQQLEGPMVGGYASGIDGRIVGVGRGKRRAVVEEPVDKATQQKQRRMIKNRESAARSRERKQAYTLELESLVTQLEQEHARLLREEAEHIKERSKQLKKKLIPISEKRRPQRNLRRVNSL